A single Saccharolobus shibatae B12 DNA region contains:
- the trpA gene encoding tryptophan synthase subunit alpha, with protein MGKLLVVYMTLGYPNVQSFKDFIIGAVENGADILELGIPPKYAKYDGPVIRKSYDKVKGLDIWPLIADIRKDVSVPIIALTYLEDWIDQLDNFLNIMRDVKLDGVLFPDLLIDYIDDLDKFDGIIKNKGLKNVIFTSPSVPDLLIHKVSKISDLFLYYGVRPTTGVPIPVSVKQLINRVRNLVENKLIVGFGLSSESDLRDALSAGADGIAIGTAFIEEIEKNGVESAINLVKKFRVILDEYK; from the coding sequence ATGGGTAAACTGCTTGTCGTTTATATGACGTTAGGTTATCCTAATGTTCAAAGTTTCAAGGATTTTATTATTGGGGCAGTTGAAAATGGAGCTGACATATTAGAGCTTGGAATTCCCCCTAAATATGCCAAGTATGATGGTCCAGTTATAAGGAAGAGTTATGATAAAGTTAAAGGACTAGATATTTGGCCTTTAATAGCAGATATTAGGAAAGACGTCAGTGTTCCTATAATTGCACTTACTTACTTAGAGGATTGGATTGATCAACTAGATAATTTTCTAAATATAATGAGAGATGTCAAACTGGATGGAGTTCTATTTCCAGATTTACTTATTGATTATATAGATGATTTGGATAAATTTGATGGAATAATAAAAAATAAAGGATTAAAAAATGTTATTTTTACATCTCCTTCAGTACCAGATCTTCTAATCCACAAAGTCTCTAAGATTAGCGATTTATTCTTATATTATGGTGTTAGACCAACTACTGGCGTACCTATACCAGTATCAGTTAAGCAGTTGATTAATAGAGTTAGAAATTTAGTTGAGAATAAGCTAATAGTGGGATTTGGCCTATCAAGTGAGTCAGATTTAAGAGATGCCTTAAGTGCTGGTGCCGACGGAATAGCAATTGGAACCGCTTTCATAGAAGAAATTGAAAAGAATGGCGTAGAATCGGCAATAAATTTAGTTAAAAAATTTAGGGTGATATTAGATGAATATAAATGA
- a CDS encoding valine--tRNA ligase, protein MLFSLRNFISYSNLYLYKIVCIGGQLLLNQDEILKKMEEWPKHYNPKEIEEKWQKIWLSEEYWRDVFRFRDEDDKSPRFVIDTPPPFTSGELHMGHAYWVTIADTIGRFKRLEGYNVLLPQGWDTQGLPTELKVQYRLGIPKDNRQLFLQKCIEWTEDMIKKMKEAMIRLGYRPEWERFEYKTYEPKYRKIIQKSLIDMYKTKLIEMREGPVIWCPKCETALAQSEVGYLEKDGILAYIKFPLKEGGEIIIATTRPELLAATQAVAVNPNDERYKSFVGKTAIVPVFNIEVKIISDSDVEKEFGTGAVMISTYGDPQDIKWQLKYNLPTRVIVDEKGRMINTNGILDGLKIEQARNKMIEILKTKGYLVNVEKIKHNVLSHVERSDCLSPVEFLVKKQIYIKVLDKKQKLLEEYKKMKFKPARMSYYLEDWIKSIEWDWNITRQRIYGTPLPFWYCENGHLTPAREENLPIDPIKTSPPSEKCPLCGLQLKPVTDVADVWIDSSVTVLFLTKFYEDKNVFNKTFPASLRLQGTDIIRTWLFYTFFRTLMLANNIPFTTVLVNGQVLGPDGTRMSKSKGNVVSPLDRVDEFGADAIRMALLDASIGDDFPFKWDIVKGKRMLLQKLWNASRLVYPFIANQRLDKPESLHIVDKWILQEHKKFVIKAINAYENYDFYLVLQELYSYFWEIIADEYLEMIKHRLFEDDKSAKYTIQRIIRDIIVLLHPIAPHITEEIYSRLFGYKKSILLEELPKVDDIEEDKRVGELGEVIKKTNSLIRSEKIKNRLSMNTQVSVKLYANRQFIELINEVKEDIMKTLKITNLELIESTEEKVEIEPANQTMGV, encoded by the coding sequence TTGCTATTCTCATTACGAAATTTTATAAGCTATTCGAATTTATATTTATATAAAATCGTCTGTATAGGTGGTCAGTTATTGTTAAACCAAGATGAGATTTTAAAGAAGATGGAAGAATGGCCAAAACATTATAATCCTAAGGAAATCGAGGAAAAATGGCAAAAGATATGGTTAAGTGAAGAATATTGGAGGGACGTATTTAGATTCAGAGATGAGGACGATAAATCACCGAGATTTGTTATTGATACTCCTCCTCCTTTTACCAGTGGAGAACTTCATATGGGACATGCATATTGGGTTACAATAGCTGATACTATAGGTAGGTTTAAGAGATTAGAAGGATATAATGTATTATTACCTCAGGGATGGGATACACAAGGTTTACCAACTGAACTAAAAGTACAATACAGGTTAGGAATTCCAAAAGATAATAGGCAACTATTTCTCCAAAAATGTATAGAATGGACAGAAGATATGATTAAGAAAATGAAAGAAGCAATGATTAGACTAGGATATAGACCAGAATGGGAAAGGTTTGAATATAAGACCTATGAACCAAAATATAGAAAGATTATTCAAAAAAGTCTCATTGACATGTATAAAACGAAGTTAATAGAGATGAGAGAAGGACCAGTAATTTGGTGCCCTAAATGTGAGACTGCTTTAGCACAAAGTGAAGTAGGTTACTTAGAGAAAGATGGAATTCTTGCCTATATAAAGTTCCCATTAAAGGAAGGAGGAGAAATAATTATAGCTACAACTAGGCCGGAACTACTAGCTGCAACTCAAGCTGTGGCCGTAAATCCAAATGATGAGAGATATAAGAGTTTCGTAGGAAAAACTGCAATAGTACCAGTGTTTAATATTGAGGTAAAAATAATATCTGACTCAGACGTGGAGAAGGAATTCGGAACTGGAGCAGTAATGATAAGTACCTATGGTGATCCCCAAGATATAAAATGGCAATTGAAATACAACTTACCGACAAGGGTTATAGTGGACGAAAAAGGAAGGATGATAAATACAAATGGTATACTTGATGGGTTGAAAATTGAACAAGCAAGAAATAAAATGATTGAAATCCTAAAGACTAAAGGGTATCTCGTAAACGTAGAGAAAATAAAACATAATGTACTGTCGCATGTTGAGAGAAGTGATTGTCTGTCTCCAGTAGAATTCTTAGTCAAAAAGCAAATATACATTAAAGTTCTAGATAAGAAACAAAAATTGCTAGAAGAATACAAAAAGATGAAATTTAAGCCAGCTAGAATGTCCTATTATCTTGAGGATTGGATAAAGAGTATAGAGTGGGATTGGAATATAACTAGGCAAAGAATTTATGGTACTCCATTGCCATTCTGGTACTGCGAAAATGGGCATTTAACACCAGCTAGAGAAGAAAATTTACCAATAGATCCTATCAAAACTAGCCCACCATCAGAGAAATGTCCATTGTGCGGATTACAGCTTAAACCAGTTACCGATGTCGCAGACGTGTGGATTGATTCTAGCGTAACAGTTCTTTTCCTAACCAAGTTCTATGAAGATAAAAACGTTTTCAACAAAACTTTTCCAGCATCACTAAGACTTCAAGGTACTGACATAATTAGGACTTGGCTATTCTATACCTTCTTTAGAACTTTAATGTTAGCTAATAATATACCTTTTACCACAGTCCTTGTTAATGGTCAAGTCCTTGGTCCAGATGGAACCAGAATGAGTAAAAGCAAGGGAAATGTGGTATCGCCATTGGATAGAGTTGATGAATTTGGAGCAGATGCAATTAGAATGGCACTTCTTGATGCAAGCATCGGCGATGATTTTCCATTTAAATGGGATATAGTAAAGGGAAAAAGAATGTTATTGCAGAAATTATGGAATGCGAGTAGATTAGTATACCCCTTCATAGCGAATCAAAGACTTGATAAACCTGAGAGCCTACATATAGTAGATAAATGGATTTTACAAGAACATAAGAAATTTGTAATAAAGGCAATAAACGCATATGAGAACTACGACTTTTACTTGGTACTTCAAGAACTCTATAGCTATTTCTGGGAGATCATAGCTGATGAATATTTAGAAATGATAAAACATAGATTATTCGAAGACGATAAGTCTGCAAAATATACTATACAAAGGATAATAAGAGATATAATTGTATTACTACATCCTATTGCACCCCATATAACAGAGGAAATCTATTCTAGGTTATTTGGTTATAAGAAGAGTATTCTCCTAGAAGAATTGCCTAAAGTGGATGATATCGAAGAGGATAAAAGAGTAGGAGAACTTGGGGAAGTAATAAAGAAAACAAACTCTCTAATAAGATCAGAGAAGATTAAGAATAGATTATCAATGAATACCCAAGTTAGCGTAAAATTATATGCAAATAGACAATTTATTGAGTTAATTAATGAGGTAAAAGAGGACATAATGAAGACGCTAAAGATAACTAACCTTGAACTAATAGAATCAACTGAAGAAAAAGTGGAAATTGAACCTGCTAATCAGACCATGGGAGTTTAG
- a CDS encoding anthranilate synthase component I has product MEVHPISEFASPFEVFKCIERDFKVAGLLESIGGPQYKARYSVIAWSTNGYLRIHDDPVNILNSYLKDLKLVDIPGLFKGGMIGYISYDAVRFWEKIRDLKPAAEDWPYAEFFIPDNIIIYDHNEGKVYVNADLSSVGGCGDIGEFKISFYDESLNKNNYEKIVSESLEYIRSGYIFQVVLSRFYRYLFSGDPLRIYYNLRRINPSPYMFYLKFDEKYLIGSSPELLFRVQDNIVETYPIAGTRPRGSDQEEDLKLELELMNSEKDKAEHLMLVDLARNDLGKVCVPGTVRVPELMYVEKYSHVQHIVSKVIGTLKKKYNALNVLSATFPAGTVSGAPKPMAMNIIETLEEYKRGPYAGAVGFISADGNAEFAIAIRTAFLNKELLRIHAGAGIVYDSNPESEYFETEHKLKALKTAIGVS; this is encoded by the coding sequence ATGGAAGTTCATCCGATAAGTGAATTTGCCTCTCCATTTGAGGTATTTAAATGCATAGAGAGGGACTTTAAAGTAGCTGGGTTACTAGAAAGCATAGGTGGCCCTCAATATAAGGCGAGATATAGTGTGATAGCTTGGTCAACTAATGGGTATCTGAGAATTCATGATGATCCGGTAAATATTCTTAATAGTTATTTGAAAGATTTGAAATTAGTAGATATACCGGGTTTATTTAAAGGAGGCATGATAGGTTACATAAGCTATGATGCAGTAAGATTTTGGGAGAAAATAAGGGACTTAAAGCCAGCAGCTGAAGATTGGCCTTATGCGGAATTCTTTATTCCAGACAATATCATAATCTACGATCATAATGAGGGCAAAGTATACGTTAATGCCGATTTAAGCTCTGTAGGCGGATGTGGGGATATAGGGGAGTTTAAAATAAGCTTTTATGATGAATCTCTTAATAAGAACAACTATGAGAAGATTGTTTCTGAATCGCTAGAGTATATAAGATCGGGTTATATATTTCAGGTCGTATTATCTAGATTTTATAGATATTTATTTAGTGGAGATCCATTAAGAATATATTATAATCTCAGAAGAATAAATCCCTCTCCTTACATGTTCTATCTTAAATTTGATGAAAAATACTTAATAGGATCCAGCCCCGAATTACTTTTCAGAGTTCAAGATAATATTGTCGAAACCTATCCAATAGCTGGCACTAGACCTAGGGGGTCTGATCAAGAAGAAGACCTTAAATTGGAATTGGAATTGATGAACTCAGAAAAGGATAAGGCTGAGCACTTAATGTTGGTTGATTTGGCTAGAAATGATCTAGGTAAAGTATGTGTACCCGGAACTGTGAGAGTACCAGAATTAATGTATGTAGAGAAGTATAGTCATGTCCAACATATAGTATCAAAAGTGATTGGGACTTTAAAGAAGAAGTATAATGCATTAAACGTTTTATCAGCTACTTTCCCAGCGGGTACAGTGAGCGGAGCACCAAAACCAATGGCAATGAATATAATTGAAACGTTAGAGGAGTACAAAAGAGGTCCCTATGCTGGTGCTGTAGGCTTTATCTCAGCTGATGGTAACGCAGAGTTCGCAATAGCCATAAGAACTGCATTTCTGAACAAAGAATTGTTACGAATACATGCTGGTGCTGGTATAGTATATGACTCTAATCCAGAATCTGAATATTTCGAAACTGAACATAAACTAAAAGCACTAAAAACAGCAATAGGGGTGAGTTAA
- a CDS encoding acylphosphatase: MLKRMYARVYGLVQGVGFRKFVQIHAIRLGIKGYAKNLPDGSVEVVAEGYEEALSKLLERIKQGPPAAEVEKVDFSFSEYKGEFEDFETY, encoded by the coding sequence ATGCTAAAGCGCATGTACGCTCGCGTGTATGGGCTAGTGCAAGGTGTTGGTTTTAGAAAATTTGTCCAAATTCACGCTATAAGGTTAGGTATAAAGGGGTATGCTAAGAATTTACCCGATGGTTCGGTAGAAGTGGTTGCGGAAGGTTATGAGGAAGCGTTAAGTAAATTATTGGAACGTATTAAGCAAGGTCCACCAGCAGCTGAAGTAGAGAAGGTAGATTTCTCGTTTAGTGAATATAAGGGAGAATTTGAGGATTTCGAAACATACTAA
- a CDS encoding pyridoxal phosphate-dependent aminotransferase: protein MVSLLDFNENMSQVTGETTLLYKEIARNVEKTKKIKIIDFGIGQPDLPTFKRIRDAAKEALDQGFTFYTSAFGIDELREKIAQYLNTRYGADVKKEEVIVTPGAKPALFLVFILYINPGDEVILPDPSFYSYAEVVKLLGGKPIYTNLKWSREEGFSIDVDELQSKISKRTKMIVFNNPHNPTGTLFSPNDVKKIVDISRDNKIILLSDEIYDNFVYEGKMRSTLEDSDWRDFLIYVNGFSKTFSMTGWRLGYIVAKREIIQKMGVLAANIYTAPTSFVQKAAVKAFDTFDEVNEMVKLFKKRRDVMYDELIKVKGIEVSKPNGAFYMFPNVSKLLKISGLDVKSFAIKLIEEKGIVTIPGEVFPLNIGKEFLRLSFAVNEEVIREGVQKIREFAEQMMNSR from the coding sequence GTGGTCTCACTACTAGACTTCAACGAAAATATGTCGCAAGTTACTGGAGAGACTACTTTATTGTATAAGGAAATCGCTAGAAATGTGGAGAAGACTAAGAAGATTAAAATTATCGATTTTGGGATAGGACAGCCAGATTTACCTACATTTAAACGTATAAGGGATGCTGCAAAAGAGGCTCTAGATCAAGGCTTCACTTTCTACACTTCAGCATTCGGTATTGATGAATTAAGGGAAAAAATAGCTCAATATCTTAATACTAGATATGGTGCTGACGTAAAGAAGGAGGAAGTGATAGTTACACCTGGTGCTAAGCCTGCGCTTTTCCTAGTCTTTATACTATACATTAATCCTGGCGATGAGGTAATACTTCCAGATCCCTCATTCTACTCTTACGCTGAGGTTGTTAAGTTACTCGGAGGAAAACCAATATATACTAATTTAAAGTGGAGTAGAGAAGAAGGATTCTCAATAGATGTAGATGAACTACAGTCTAAAATATCAAAAAGAACCAAAATGATAGTATTCAATAATCCTCATAATCCGACTGGTACTCTATTTTCTCCTAACGATGTTAAGAAAATTGTAGATATAAGTAGGGATAATAAAATTATCTTACTATCCGATGAAATTTATGATAACTTTGTGTATGAAGGTAAGATGAGAAGTACTCTTGAAGACTCGGATTGGAGAGATTTCTTGATTTACGTTAATGGATTTAGTAAGACTTTCTCAATGACTGGATGGAGATTAGGTTATATTGTAGCTAAGCGCGAAATTATCCAGAAAATGGGAGTTTTGGCTGCTAACATATACACTGCCCCTACAAGTTTTGTACAAAAAGCTGCCGTAAAAGCCTTTGATACTTTCGACGAGGTCAACGAAATGGTAAAGCTATTTAAGAAGAGACGAGACGTAATGTATGATGAGCTTATTAAGGTTAAAGGAATTGAAGTGTCTAAACCAAATGGAGCATTCTATATGTTCCCAAATGTTAGTAAGTTACTAAAAATAAGTGGGCTCGACGTTAAGTCATTTGCAATAAAGCTAATTGAAGAAAAAGGTATAGTCACAATACCTGGTGAAGTCTTTCCATTAAATATAGGTAAGGAATTTTTAAGACTAAGTTTTGCCGTAAACGAAGAAGTTATTAGAGAGGGTGTACAAAAAATTAGAGAGTTTGCAGAACAGATGATGAATTCCCGATAG
- the trpD gene encoding anthranilate phosphoribosyltransferase, producing the protein MNINDILKKLINKSDLEIDEAEELAKAIIRGEVPEILVSAILVALRMKGESKNEIVGFARAMRELAIKIDVPNAIDTAGTGGDGLGTVNVSTASAILLSLINPVAKHGNRAVSGKSGSADVLEALGYNIIVPPERAKELVHKTNFVFLFAQYYHPAMKNVANVRKTLGIRTIFNVLGPLTNPANAKYQLMGVFSKDHLDLLSKSAYELDFNKVILVHGEPGIDEVSPIGKTFMKIVSKRGIEEVKFDVTDFGISSIPIDKLIVNSAEDSAIKIVRAFLGKDEHVAEFIKINTAVALFALDKVSDFKEGYEYAKYLIENSVNKLNEIISLNGDLTKLKTIMVKSSG; encoded by the coding sequence ATGAATATAAATGATATTCTTAAAAAACTCATAAATAAATCAGATTTGGAAATTGATGAGGCTGAAGAATTAGCTAAGGCTATAATTAGAGGAGAAGTTCCAGAGATTTTAGTATCAGCAATTTTAGTAGCGCTAAGAATGAAAGGTGAAAGTAAAAATGAAATAGTAGGTTTTGCCAGAGCAATGAGAGAATTAGCAATCAAAATAGACGTACCCAACGCAATAGACACAGCTGGTACAGGTGGCGACGGATTAGGAACAGTAAACGTTAGTACCGCATCTGCAATCCTATTGAGTTTAATTAATCCAGTTGCCAAACACGGTAATAGGGCAGTAAGTGGTAAAAGTGGTAGTGCTGATGTTCTTGAAGCTTTAGGTTATAATATTATAGTTCCACCAGAAAGAGCAAAAGAATTAGTCCACAAAACGAATTTCGTTTTCCTCTTCGCACAGTACTATCATCCTGCAATGAAGAACGTTGCCAATGTGAGAAAAACTTTAGGGATCAGAACTATTTTCAATGTTCTAGGTCCATTGACTAATCCAGCCAATGCGAAGTATCAGTTAATGGGAGTGTTTTCTAAAGATCATTTGGATTTATTGTCAAAAAGCGCGTATGAATTAGATTTCAATAAAGTAATTTTAGTACATGGAGAGCCAGGCATAGATGAGGTAAGTCCGATAGGAAAAACTTTTATGAAGATAGTAAGTAAGCGCGGTATAGAAGAAGTCAAGTTTGACGTAACTGATTTCGGTATATCATCAATTCCAATAGATAAGTTAATAGTAAATTCTGCTGAGGATTCAGCAATAAAAATAGTTAGGGCATTTCTAGGTAAAGATGAACATGTAGCTGAATTCATTAAGATAAACACCGCAGTTGCGCTTTTTGCATTAGATAAAGTGAGCGATTTTAAGGAAGGTTATGAGTACGCTAAGTATTTGATAGAAAATTCCGTAAATAAATTAAATGAGATAATCTCACTTAATGGAGATCTAACCAAACTGAAAACGATAATGGTGAAGAGTAGTGGTTAA
- the trpF gene encoding phosphoribosylanthranilate isomerase, whose product MVKLKICGNATLSDIIELSKLNVDYIGIITDAISQRFVKSEFLTFVRRYTEKPIVNVKVNILMSEIEKELSISDYLQIHRVLDDSELELLKLYDFRKRIILYVPASFEYKKYLEKAIDTVDMVLIDSVKKGVGVDYNVASSFLKDYPHLGVGGKISIDNISNFINLNPAWLDISSSIEIYPGKKDINIVKKIVEMVKYGSSSDK is encoded by the coding sequence GTGGTTAAACTAAAGATATGCGGTAACGCAACGTTATCAGATATCATAGAGCTCTCAAAACTTAATGTGGATTATATAGGAATAATAACTGACGCCATAAGTCAAAGATTCGTAAAGAGCGAGTTCTTAACATTTGTTAGAAGATATACTGAAAAACCGATAGTTAATGTGAAAGTTAATATTTTAATGAGTGAAATAGAAAAAGAATTATCAATATCAGATTATTTACAGATACATAGAGTATTAGACGATTCGGAATTAGAATTGCTTAAATTGTACGATTTTAGAAAAAGAATTATATTATATGTACCAGCGTCCTTCGAGTATAAGAAATACCTAGAGAAGGCTATAGATACTGTGGATATGGTATTAATAGATTCCGTAAAGAAAGGCGTAGGCGTTGATTATAACGTTGCATCGAGTTTCCTTAAGGATTACCCTCACCTAGGCGTAGGTGGAAAAATAAGTATAGATAATATTTCTAACTTTATCAATCTAAATCCTGCATGGCTTGATATTTCCAGTAGTATAGAGATTTATCCTGGCAAAAAGGATATTAATATAGTGAAAAAAATAGTTGAGATGGTAAAATATGGAAGTTCATCCGATAAGTGA
- a CDS encoding TrpB-like pyridoxal phosphate-dependent enzyme, whose amino-acid sequence MVKEDEILPKYWYNIIPDLPKPLPPPRDPQGADFSRIDLLRSILPKEVLRQQFTIERYIKIPEEVRDRYLSIGRPTPLFRAKRLEDYLKTPARIYFKYEGATPTGSHKINTAIPQAYFAKEEGIDHVVTETGAGQWGTAVALAASMYNMKSTIFMVKVSYEQKPMRRSIMQLYGANVYASPTNLTEYGKKILETNPQHPGSLGIAMSEAIEYALKNEFRYLVGSVLDVVLLHQSVIGQETITQLDLLGEDADILIGCVGGGSNFGGFTYPFIGNKKGKRYIAVSSAEIPKFSKGEYKYDFPDSAGLLPLVKMITLGKDYVPPPIYAGGLRYHGVAPTLSLLAKEGIVEWREYNEREIFEAAKIFMENQGIVPAPESAHAIKAVVDEAIEARKNNERKVIVFNLSGHGLLDLSNYESMMKRLNGNG is encoded by the coding sequence ATGGTAAAAGAAGACGAGATTTTGCCTAAGTACTGGTACAATATAATTCCCGATCTGCCTAAACCCTTGCCTCCTCCAAGGGATCCACAAGGGGCAGATTTCTCGAGAATTGATTTATTAAGAAGTATACTACCTAAGGAAGTATTAAGGCAACAATTCACAATAGAAAGGTACATAAAGATCCCTGAGGAAGTAAGAGATAGATATTTATCGATAGGAAGACCAACTCCATTATTTAGAGCTAAAAGATTAGAGGACTACTTAAAGACACCAGCAAGAATCTACTTTAAATACGAAGGCGCTACACCTACTGGATCTCATAAGATAAATACAGCAATTCCTCAAGCGTATTTCGCAAAAGAAGAGGGAATTGACCACGTAGTTACTGAAACTGGAGCAGGTCAATGGGGAACTGCAGTAGCACTTGCAGCTAGTATGTATAATATGAAAAGTACTATCTTCATGGTAAAGGTAAGTTATGAGCAAAAACCGATGAGAAGGAGCATAATGCAATTATATGGGGCTAATGTTTATGCAAGTCCCACAAACTTAACTGAATACGGTAAGAAGATATTAGAGACAAATCCACAGCATCCTGGATCATTAGGTATAGCAATGAGTGAGGCAATAGAGTATGCCCTTAAGAACGAATTTAGATATTTAGTAGGTAGCGTTTTAGATGTAGTACTTTTGCATCAAAGCGTTATTGGTCAAGAGACTATTACTCAATTGGATTTGTTAGGAGAAGACGCTGATATTCTAATTGGATGTGTAGGAGGTGGAAGCAATTTTGGTGGTTTTACATATCCCTTTATCGGAAACAAGAAAGGCAAACGTTACATTGCAGTAAGTTCTGCAGAAATTCCAAAGTTTAGTAAAGGTGAATATAAGTACGATTTTCCAGACTCTGCTGGATTATTACCTTTAGTGAAAATGATAACTTTAGGTAAAGATTACGTTCCTCCGCCAATATATGCAGGCGGATTAAGATATCATGGTGTAGCCCCAACATTAAGTTTGTTAGCAAAGGAGGGTATTGTGGAATGGAGAGAATATAATGAAAGGGAGATTTTCGAAGCCGCTAAGATATTTATGGAGAATCAAGGTATTGTACCAGCTCCAGAATCAGCCCATGCAATAAAGGCAGTGGTCGATGAAGCTATAGAAGCTAGGAAGAATAATGAGAGAAAAGTCATCGTCTTTAATCTAAGTGGACATGGATTGTTGGATCTATCAAATTACGAATCCATGATGAAAAGGTTGAATGGAAATGGGTAA
- the trpC gene encoding indole-3-glycerol phosphate synthase TrpC encodes MPRYLKGWLKDVVQLSLRRPSFRASRQRPIISLNKRILEFNVRNVTAIIAEYKRKSPSGLDVERDPIEYAKFMEKYAVGLSVLTEEKYFNGSYEILRKIASSVSIPILMKDFIAKESQIDDAYNLGADTVLLIVKILTERELESLMEYARSYGMEPLVEINDEKDLEIALRIGAKFIGVNSRDLETLEINKENQRKLLSMIPSDVIKVAESGISERNEIEELRKLGVNAFLIGSSLMQNPEKIKEFIL; translated from the coding sequence ATGCCACGTTATCTTAAAGGATGGCTTAAGGACGTCGTACAATTATCTTTAAGAAGGCCCTCGTTTAGGGCCTCAAGACAAAGACCGATTATTTCCTTAAATAAAAGAATTTTGGAATTTAATGTGCGTAATGTCACAGCTATAATAGCTGAATATAAGCGCAAATCTCCCTCTGGATTGGATGTTGAAAGAGATCCGATAGAATACGCAAAGTTCATGGAAAAGTATGCAGTAGGTCTTAGCGTACTAACTGAGGAAAAGTACTTTAATGGTTCATATGAAATTTTGAGAAAGATAGCCAGTTCAGTTTCAATCCCCATATTAATGAAGGATTTTATTGCCAAGGAATCACAAATTGATGATGCGTATAACTTAGGTGCAGATACTGTATTGCTAATAGTCAAAATACTTACTGAAAGAGAATTAGAGAGTTTAATGGAATATGCCAGAAGTTATGGTATGGAACCATTGGTAGAGATTAATGACGAGAAGGATTTAGAAATAGCCCTAAGGATAGGGGCCAAGTTTATAGGAGTTAATTCAAGAGATCTAGAAACCCTTGAGATAAATAAGGAGAATCAGAGAAAGCTTCTATCCATGATACCATCAGATGTAATAAAGGTGGCAGAAAGTGGAATTTCTGAGAGGAATGAAATAGAGGAATTGAGAAAATTAGGTGTTAATGCTTTCCTAATTGGATCCTCACTAATGCAAAACCCAGAAAAGATTAAAGAATTTATACTATAA
- a CDS encoding anthranilate synthase component II, giving the protein MDLTLIIDNYDSFVYNIAQIVGELGSYPIVIRNDEISIKGIERIDPDRIIISPGPGTPEKREDIGVSLNVIKYLGKKTPILGVCLGHQAIGYAFGAKIRRARKVFHGKISNIIIVNDSPLPLYYGIAKEFKATRYHSLVVDEVHRPLIIDAISAEDNEIMAIHHEEYPIYGVQFHPESVGTSLGYKILYNFLNRV; this is encoded by the coding sequence ATGGATCTAACCCTGATAATAGATAATTATGATAGTTTTGTTTACAATATAGCTCAAATAGTAGGAGAATTAGGGAGTTATCCAATAGTTATCAGAAATGATGAAATAAGTATAAAAGGAATAGAGAGAATAGACCCAGATAGGATTATAATTTCACCAGGACCAGGGACACCAGAAAAACGAGAAGATATAGGAGTGTCATTGAATGTTATCAAATATCTAGGCAAAAAAACTCCAATACTAGGAGTTTGTCTAGGTCATCAAGCTATAGGTTATGCATTTGGAGCTAAGATAAGAAGAGCTAGAAAAGTATTTCATGGAAAAATAAGTAACATAATTATAGTAAACGACTCTCCACTTCCACTATATTACGGCATTGCTAAGGAGTTTAAAGCTACCAGATATCATAGTCTTGTTGTGGACGAGGTTCATAGACCTCTAATTATCGATGCAATATCCGCTGAGGATAATGAGATAATGGCAATACATCATGAAGAATACCCAATATACGGTGTTCAATTTCATCCAGAGAGTGTTGGAACCTCATTGGGATATAAGATACTTTATAATTTCTTGAATAGAGTATAA